A single genomic interval of Carassius carassius chromosome 24, fCarCar2.1, whole genome shotgun sequence harbors:
- the tcaim gene encoding T-cell activation inhibitor, mitochondrial: MYVTTFLRYIRLGGRCVSARMVQRRNLSGADAINALRPFYFAVHPDFFGQHPREREVNENSLKRLNGYLENLQKPGARSPKPANLTFYVRDTKEKADSSGRLLASGFRSVTFTLQSKDVLSTVLDVLRSCSLSVEHIQDVLKAETEKSSTQQPGTAFYRPIKWDKTYYTFTGFRDPEQELEQARRVEPTLSLWLRKNESEATKKQNASLPRREELKRLKRELIQKLGLLDIRWQRKWGVAHKCCQLQSLGRLSTQSPEALHILRGHVIVFTDQSGMNASGHVMLGTMDVHHQWTELFERLPSYRSLFQQSDWLKERISHLLGGIQVIHIERMGPALPLEEHYSTLNTFHKRLLPQRLSLHPRSMQGLTMSLENDRSTPCLHEMGHFIIPTVCDTLQLQNFLQSQAQEARKRMRRKDKLEAEEEDIILCCLQDLSLHSLSKEPSVSSSQMIPCCRRLMEERSPQMQGLHLYISHFYSVMQDGDLCIPWDWKG; encoded by the exons ATGTATGTGACCACCTTCCTGCGTTATATTAG GCTTGGTGGTAGATGTGTTTCTGCTCGTATGGTTCAGAGGAGGAATCTCTCAGGAGCGGATGCCATTAATGCCCTGCGGCCCTTTTACTTTGCAGTGCACCCTGATTTCTTTGGCCAGCATCCAAGAGAgaga GAAGTAAATGAAAACTCCCTCAAAAGGCTAAATGGTTATCTGGAAAATCTTCAGAAGCCTGGGGCAAGATCCCCCAAACCTGCAAACCTCACTTTTTATGTCAGGGACACAAAAGAAAAAGCAGACTCCAGTGGTAGACTGCTAGCCTCAG GATTCCGTTCGGTGACCTTCACCCTGCAGTCTAAGGATGTTCTGAGCACAGTGTTGGATGTTCTGAGGTCCTGTAGCCTCTCGGTTGAACATATTCAAGATGTGCTCAAGGCTGAGACCGAGAAGAGCTCGACACAACAGCCTGGAACAGCTTTCTATCGGCCCATCAAATGGGACAAGACTTATTACACTTTCACAGGATTCAGGGACCCAGAGCAGGAGTTAGAACAAGCCAGAAGAGTCGAGCCCACACTCAG TTTATGGCTGAGAAAAAATGAGTCGGAGGCCACAAAGAAACAGAATGCCAGTCTTCCACGGCGTGAGGAGCTGAAAAGACTGAAAAGAGAGTTGATTCAGAAACTTGGTTTGTTGGATATCAG GTGGCAGCGCAAATGGGGAGTTGCACACAAATGCTGTCAGCTGCAGAGTCTGGGTCGTCTCTCCACACAAAGCCCTGAGGCTCTGCACATCCTGAGAG GTCACGTAATAGTTTTTACTGACCAGTCAGGGATGAATGCCTCAGGGCATGTTATGTTAGGAACAATGGATGTCCACCATCAATGGACAGAG CTCTTTGAAAGATTGCCGAGTTACAGAAGCCTGTTCCAGCAGTCGGACTGGCTGAAGGAGCGCATCAGTCACCTTTTGGGAGGGATTCAGGTGATCCACATCGAGCGGATGGGTCCAGCTCTGCCTCTGGAGGAACATTACAGTACCCTCAACACTTTCCACAAGAGACTGTTACCTCAGCGCCTCTCCCTGCACCCCCGCAGCATGCAAGGCCTCACAATGAGCTTGGAAAA TGACCGCTCCACCCCCTGCCTGCATGAGATGGGCCACTTCATCATCCCCACTGTGTGTGACACCCTCCAGCTGCAGAACTTCCTCCAGAGCCAGGCCCAGGAGGCCCGGAAACGCATGCGGCGCAAAGACAA GTTGGAGGCAGAGGAAGAAGACATAATTTTGTGTTGTCTGCAGGATTTGTCTCTGCACAGTCTGTCTAAAGAGCCCAGTGTGTCGAGCAGTCAGATGATCCCCTGCTGTAGGCGTCTGATGGAGGAGAGATCCCCGCAGATGCAGGGCCTTCATCTCTACATCTCTCACTTCTATTCGGTCATGCAGGATGGGGATCTGTGTATTCCCTGGGACTGGAAGGGCTGA